The DNA window GGAGCGAATGTAAAGAATCAAATTGAAAAGCTTAAAGGTAAGCCTCAATTCATTGTGGGTACACCAGGACGTATTTTAGAGCTAATTAAATTGAAAAAGCTTAAAATGCATCAGGTCCGAACGATTGTATTGGATGAAGGGGATCAGCTGCTTGTTCCTGAGCACAAAGAAACCATTCATCAGATTACTAAGACGACCTTACAGGATCGTCAGCTATTACTTTTCTCTGCAACACTACCTCAAGAGGTTGAGCAGGGAATGAAGGAGCTGATGAAGAATGCAGAAGTCCTTCGAATAAAGAAAGACAAGGAAGCCTCAGGTAAGGTAGAGCATATCTATATTGTGTGTGAGCAGAGAGAGAAGATTGATGTGCTTAGGAAATTGGTTAGAATGGGAGACATTAAAGCACTAGGTTTTGTGCGTGACATTGGAAATCTCTCAGTAATTGGCGAAAAGCTGACATTCGGAAATCTAGATATGGCCGTTTTACACAGTGACACGAGAAAGAATGAAAGAGCGAAGGCATTAAAGGATTTAAGAATAGGAAACGTTCCTTTGCTACTAGCTACTGATGTTGCGGCTAGAGGGTTAGATATTGAAGATCTCACTCATGTTATTCATGTTGATCTAGCTAAGGATGCGCAGCAATATATCCATCGTTCTGGAAGGACGGGTAGAATGGGGAGATCAGGAGTCGTGGTTTCGATCGTCAACCCTAGAGAGGAACGAGATCTGAAAAAGCTAGAAAAAGAGTTAGATCTGAAGCTAAAAGAGAAATTCATCTATAAAGGACAGTTAGTGGATCAGAAGCGTAACCAGGAAGCAAAGAGAAGCATGCCTTCAAAGCGTAGTAAAGGTAAGCAAAAAAGATAAGAAACATAGCAGTGACTAATGAAGTGATGATGAAGCTATGAAGATCAAAAGTAAAATAATATCGAGTGACCAAGCCTTACTGAGGAGGATCAGTAGGGCTTTTTTTAATCTAATTATAAAGCAATTGGTACGTAAAAATTTATCGTTAAAAATTTTTTTAACGAAAACACTTTACAAATTCTCCTTGTTCATTTAATATAAATTTATCGATAAAATATATTTTAACGGATAAAATAAATTTAATGAGTTTAAGATATAAGGGAGGAAGAAGTATATGTTAGCTCTTTTTAAAAACAAAGCGTATTTAAAATTTTGGTTAGCTCAAACGATAGCAAGTCTTGGAGATGGAATCTCTAGAGTTATCATCACGTATCTGGTGGCTATGCATTCGCAAAATCCATTATTGGTGGGACTCGTTATTTTTGCTCAGCTACTTCCAGGGGCTGTGTTCGGAATTTTTATGGGCCCGTTAGCGGATCGGATGTCACGTAGATGGCTTATGGTTGGTTCAGATTTTTATCGTATGATTGTTGTTGTAGGGATGATCTTTTTTCAGGGTTCAGCGATGGCTTTAATTGGTCTAGTTTTTCTGCAGGGGATCGGAGCAGCACTTTTTGATCCAGCAAGGGCCTCCTCTATTCCAGCTCTAGTTGGTGAAAAGCAAATTCCACAGGCTATAGGATTATCGCAAGGAACCTCATCTGCCATGCAGATTATTGGGCCAGCGTTAGGAGGTCTACTGCTACTGCTCGCCAGTCCAACCTTGAATTTCTCTGTAAATGCTTTAACTTACTTGATTTCTGCGTTATTGTTACTACCTTTAACGATGCTAGGTAAACCAGAAGCGACGGGGGCGACAGAATCATATTTGAGCTCTATACGTTCAGGGATCAAGGGTGTCATGAGTTTTCCTGCTTTACGCTTTCTCTTAGTTTTACTCATTCCTGTTATCTTTGCGGTAGGAATTCTAAACACAAATCTTAGTGCCATTATGCTCTTTACCTTTGAGGTACCCGCCACGGACTTTGCTTTCTTATCCACTTTTCTCGGCATTGGGGCTATGGTGGGCTCACTGATTGGTCCGACTCTTTTGCAAAAGTTTCGACCATCTCTATTACTATTAACGAGTACTGGACTTATTGGACTTTGGATGGCAGGAGTAATTCCATTGGATATGCTTAGAACAGAATATGGGTTGAGCGTAGTCTATGTTTGGTATCTAGTGACAGGAGTATTAAACGCATTAATCAATGTTCCTTTAAGTAGCTTGTTCCTAGGATTAACACCACAGGAATTTAGAGGAAGAGGAGCAGCCTTATTTACAATGACAGTCAGTAGCTTTCAACTGATAGGAATCTTAGTCGGAGGCTGGTTAGCTGGAGAGCTAGGCGCTTTGCTTGCCACTCTTATTGCTGGTATGATGTTAGTAGGAAGTGTGCTTGTCTTACCTTTACTGAAAGGCTATAAAGCCTTGCACAACGTAGGGGAAAAGAAGAAGGATACAGTAAAGCTAGAGGATCAGCTAGCTACCGATTAACCGGAGGTTGTTGTGATGTCAAAGAAAAAGATACAGGATATAGAGTTAGCCAAAATACTTTTTGATGAGCGTAAACGAAGAATTATGGATGTCGCCAAGACCGAGCCCATAACTGTAGCTCAAATGGCAGAGATGCTAGAG is part of the Bacillus horti genome and encodes:
- a CDS encoding DEAD/DEAH box helicase gives rise to the protein MTDNQALIPTLQPFIQGNWRKAGFTAPSTVQLKAIPQGLEGKDMIVESPTGTGKTLAYLIPLLEKMEVEKKEVQAVILAPSRELVMQIQQEFQKWSEGSGLTGTALIGGANVKNQIEKLKGKPQFIVGTPGRILELIKLKKLKMHQVRTIVLDEGDQLLVPEHKETIHQITKTTLQDRQLLLFSATLPQEVEQGMKELMKNAEVLRIKKDKEASGKVEHIYIVCEQREKIDVLRKLVRMGDIKALGFVRDIGNLSVIGEKLTFGNLDMAVLHSDTRKNERAKALKDLRIGNVPLLLATDVAARGLDIEDLTHVIHVDLAKDAQQYIHRSGRTGRMGRSGVVVSIVNPREERDLKKLEKELDLKLKEKFIYKGQLVDQKRNQEAKRSMPSKRSKGKQKR
- a CDS encoding MFS transporter, producing the protein MLALFKNKAYLKFWLAQTIASLGDGISRVIITYLVAMHSQNPLLVGLVIFAQLLPGAVFGIFMGPLADRMSRRWLMVGSDFYRMIVVVGMIFFQGSAMALIGLVFLQGIGAALFDPARASSIPALVGEKQIPQAIGLSQGTSSAMQIIGPALGGLLLLLASPTLNFSVNALTYLISALLLLPLTMLGKPEATGATESYLSSIRSGIKGVMSFPALRFLLVLLIPVIFAVGILNTNLSAIMLFTFEVPATDFAFLSTFLGIGAMVGSLIGPTLLQKFRPSLLLLTSTGLIGLWMAGVIPLDMLRTEYGLSVVYVWYLVTGVLNALINVPLSSLFLGLTPQEFRGRGAALFTMTVSSFQLIGILVGGWLAGELGALLATLIAGMMLVGSVLVLPLLKGYKALHNVGEKKKDTVKLEDQLATD